A segment of the Carya illinoinensis cultivar Pawnee chromosome 1, C.illinoinensisPawnee_v1, whole genome shotgun sequence genome:
gcatCTCTTGTATGCAGACCATAATATGGCGTTCTGTGAGGCTAACACAAATCACCTTTGGTGTTTGTGTGCTTTATTCTTGTAATATCCCAGGCTTAGTTTGAGAAGGTGGTGAATGTGATCCCACAgtacttgggaatgagaagttttttcccttttaaataATTGTAAGGAACTTCAATTTTAACATTAGCTagtcttttggagtataggtcctAATGTGGCTCAGTCCTTCATTTAGTCATTATAATTTCTATGCTTTGATGCCATTTCCAGATTGAAAGATTAATTTGGCTACAATGGAAGTTGCACTTGTGGGGGCATGTTGACAATGTTGAGAGCTTGACCACTTTTAAGGCAAAGACAATTTATGATGAAGTTAGAGAGAATATTGAGCATCGACTGGTCAGAGAAaggaaatgtattttttttttttttaaggtgatGGGATTACAATTATTAAAAGCACTCTTTCAAACCTCGTCTAAGTATTTCATATCCTTTTTCACTCTCTTCTAGCATGACTGATCATAACGTGAACCTACAAAGGGACATCCTCTTTTTTTTGGGGACAGGTGTTTAGGGGAAGAACAAAAATATCAATTAGTGAGTTGAGCCAAGATGTAATCGCTGATATCTGAGGGCAGTTTGGGGGGTTTGGGATACGCTCGGGTTTAACATTACTTGGGAAGTGGTTTTGGTGGTTCCAACATGAGAGAGAAGCATTGTGGAGGGTAGTAGTGGATTCTAAGTATGGATGTTTGTGGGGTAAGTGGTGTTCTGACGTGTTCCAAGGAATTCACTAGGTGTAACTTTGGAAGAATATAAGGAAATGTTGGGGAAgttgttgaatcaacccaagtgtgaatGCAGATGATGTAtagctgctgcacatgcaccgtttgGTGTTTTGTTGTATTAGGCACCGACTGCAGCCACCAAATCACCCACATGATTTCTGCAGCAAGTTTGTGCACCGAAAGAAGCCTCCCTCTTGGTCAAAAATTGTGGGAGTTTGTCTCCCATGGCTCCTTCTATAAAAGGAGGTTATTTGCTGAACATTAAAATCATCCTCATTGCGGTGAGCGATCAAGCAGAGGGTTGAGGGCGAAAATAGGTTCTGGAGAAACCTAGAAcagaggccatttgagagagatagagagttgtttatgagtgtttgtaaaattgtacaaacatattgaaaatattgattttccgcttcagtggacgtaggcaaattgccgaaccacttaaatattgtctctctatcgtcttgtgtgattttttgaCAGGCCGGAGGGCACAACAGAAGTTTCTAATTATATAGTATTTGAGATGGGACATGGATCCGGAAGTAGATTTACGCACGATTTGTAGTGTGGTGAGAGGGTCCTCAAGGAAACTTTCCCTGAGCTCTATAGTGTTGCGCTTTATAAGGAGGCTTCAATATTGGACAATATGGAGACTTCAAGTGATTCTTCAGTTGAATACTAGCTTCATCAAAGCAGCTCAAGATTGGGAGATTGAtgctttttgtaaaatttttaatatgttgTATTCCAGTAGAATTAGAAGAGAAGCTGAAGAGAAGATCCTTTGGACCCTTTTAAAATGGGATATTCAGCATTCATTCTTTATATAGGATCCTTACTCATCAAGATAGTAATCCATTTCGTTGAAGAATATTTGCTGAGCAAAGGTTCCCtttaggggtgtaaattttaaccggtaaaccggaccggaccggcccggaccggaccggaccggttgtgccggttttgaaccggtccggtccagaaccggtttcataaaatgaaaaaccggccggaaccggtccggtttcggttccggccatttttagaccggaccggtactatttaatatgtgtatatttttttatttatttaatgttatatgttatatattttatattatatataattttttatatataatatataataatataaattataattatatataagatagtgttattttaatttataaaataaaagtttaatctcaaacatgaaaatttaattgatcatatgctttaaatatataatattataaatatatattatttattaataacattttatcatagattcataagaagtaagaacctaaaaagaaagaaaatcactcaaatattattactaaattttaatgtcctaatacacttaaaactctttatattttttttgataagtacataagacattagtagataaatataaattatatatattagcatataatttatataaagccataccaaagctatactaatagcataaagtttttacatagcacttttttttttttgcatagcagtctttttatatagtagtttttttttaagtagaattttttgacacagcagtttttttttttttttttttattttataaatagatttttttttataataaatatatattttattaaaaccggaaaaccggactgaaccggaccggaaaccggtaaaaccggaataccggtttaggagggtaatcggtgcgtaatcggttttgaaaaatgtaaaaccggtgcctaccggtttggtcctagattttgtctagcaccggaccgaaccggaccggttacacccctagttcCCTTGAGTGCTGCTTTCTTTACTTGGACGACATCTCTAGCGAAAATTCTCACCATGGAGAATGTAAGGAAAAGGCACATGGTTGTGATCAACtggtgctgtatgtgtaagAGGAGTGGGGAATTTGTTGATCATCTTCTACTTAACTGTGAGACTACAAGTGGAATAATAGCTTCTTTAGTTGTGTTGGAATGGCTTGATCCATGCCCAAAAGAGTCCTGGATCTACTTTTATTCTTGGAGAAGGTTGGGTGGCAGCTCACAAATTGTGGCAATATGGAAGATAGTTTTTGTTTGCCTGGTAATTTGGAAAGAAAGGAATGGTAGAATCTTTGAGGATGGCGAAAAGATGTTATAGGAGCTCAAAACATTTTTTCAATCCATGCCCTAATTGCTTGGATTgtttctatagactttaatgggtTAAATTTACACGATTTTATTATATCCTTTGCTCATTTTAGATAGATGTCTCTCTTGtgtacttcctatgtacttggacTATGCCATTTGcgtttttcattaaatatgccATTTGCGCTTTCCATTAAATATAGTTCTACCCTATATAAACCCCTTTTAAGTTCAATCTAACACATTCTCTAGCTTCTTGAAAGTATGAGTTTTTAACTCATATtggaattattttcttaattttcttttgcacaAGTGATCTTAGGAAACAACAGCAAATGATAATACATCTAAATCTTTGAAACCATACCGAAAAGAATAATGATGAAAACTACGACACCATCACACCATTATCCTACTCTACTGGCATGATAGTACTTAGTAATCtttggatgtttatttttttgacaagaATTGATCCAAGCATCAATAAGTATAATCATGTCAGTAGAGTACGATAACAATGAGATAGTAATGTATTTTCTAGCATTTTCCTATTGAAAATTATTGGTATTGTGAGATTCATTGGGCAATGAACTAGCGCCACTATATGCAGATTCTCTCTAGAATGGTGAATGGAGGACCATATAAATGTCACTATCTTTCTACAGAAGTATTAGCGGAGCTTTTCTGAAGCAGGGTAGGAGTGGCTACTAGATTCATCCCTCTCAATGATGCCTTTTTGGAGTcaaatgttttttattattttactattttattatttttccttggaaatttatgttttgtccaattttatgtttcttttccttctatAATTGCTTCTCCTTGGAGGTTTAATTTATCACTTTGTGATTTATAGTATCTTAGATTTTTCATGTTTCCTCTTCTTTCGCAACTCCCTTGATCAAGGCCATCTGTCTAATACATCTTGATTTATGCTTTTCCCACGCTCTTTGACTTGCTTTGTTGTTTTTATCCACTATGTTGTGCTAGGTATCGTTCATGGGTGAGCACTCCCACATCTCAATGGACTTTGATAATGTGAGTATTTTTGCCTCTTGTCAGTTTTATTGTTAATATTTTAGACATACACACCTTATAAGATCAaaataagtgttttttttttttgataagttaagaTCAAAATAAGTGAGAGCTAATTGTGTAAATCTTTGGTAAAAAAATTTAGGTTTCATTTCGATTTAAAGTGACAAGTGTGTGGCATTTGGCTTTTGGACATTCTACATAAATATGAAATCATATTTACTATTTGATTTGGTTCTGAAATAGATCATATCAGTGACCTTGGAGAACTACATGGATCTCCAAAATAGCACCAATACAAAGGAAGACGGACAATATTCTCAATCTGAGGACCAGTGGGTTCAGGGAGTACTTAAAGCCGAGGAACATGGCTCATCTTTCCCTGATATCAGTAAGAAGGTTCCTTTGTTGCCGAACCTCATGGCTAACCCTCATTTAGACCCTACAATGTAAAGCTTTTCATTTTTGGTCTTCAAAAACCACCTTTGGTCCATATCATTTTATtgagaaataattaatattccTCTTAACATCCTTGCATTCCATTTGCATTTCACAGGGATACTTCTAAAAATCCTGCTTACTGGTCAAGGGTTTGCCTGTACAATATGGCCAGATTGGCGAAGGAAGCCACAACAGTGCGGCGTGTGCTCGAACCCCTTTTTCATAGTTTTGATGTTGATAACCATTGGTCCCCAGAAAAAGGAGTTGCCTGTTCTGTTTTGATGTATTTCCAGTCACTTTTGGAGGAATCAGGTTACACATAAATCTTTAGTACTCTATCTGTTCTTCATATAATTAGTTTTCTAATAAAACATTTGTGCACAATTAATGTAGCTCATATTTACTGTTAAACAACAGGAGATAACTCCCATCTCTTATTATCTATCCTGATCAAGCACTTGGATCACAAAGATGTTGCCAAACAACCTCTCATACAGATAAACATTGTCAATGTCACCACTCAACTTGCAAAAAAAGCAAAGCAACAGGCCTCGGTTGCAATCATTGGTGCAATATCGGACCTGATCAAACATTTACGGAAGTGCCTTCAAAATTCAGCTGAAGTGTCCAGCTGTAGAGATGGTTCAGATAAATTGAACACCGATCTTCATTTGGCTATAGAAAAATGCATTTCACAGCTGTCAATTAAGGTTTGGGATTGTTTTGCAGTCTTGTTTTAAACAAATGTGAATACTTTGTGGAGTAATGATGCACATACATCAATTTTTGCTACTCTGTTTTTAAATAGAGGACAtatgtaaaattcaaaattaaaaaaaactttggtttttttaatgaagtggcTGTCACATTTATAGGTTGTAGAATtgttatattaatattgttattcTTTGTAGTATCTGCCAGATATGAGGTTCTTTGGAAGTTTGTCTATACTTGGACCAGGTTCTTTTTAATTcactttttattcattttaatggCCGTAGACTAATATAGCATTGTTGGACTTATAGTTGTAAACTGCTGAATTTGATTAGTTTATGATGATTATGCAACACTAAGGAAGCAGCTCTTCACGCTTATTCCTATTTAACAAGACGAGCAACACCCTGTTATGAACATCCCTACATAACGGGATGTATTATTAGTAGTTTGTGGGGGTGTTCTTTTGTGGGATGGGCTTATTTGGCTTCTTTGGGAGCTTTGGGTGGTGTCCTCTTGATGTGGGATAGTAGAGTGGTGGAATTGATGGAGGAGTGTATTGGACGGTTTACTGTAGCatgttcttttaaaaatattgaagatggGTCTAAGTGGGCTTTTGCGGGAGTATATGGGTCATATTTGGACAGGGATAGATGTTTCTTGTGGGAGGAATTGCAGGTTTGTATTATTTGTGGGAATTGCCTTAGTGCATGTGTGGGGATTTCAACATAACTCGTTTCACTAGTGAGCATTCAGGAGACACTAGTATGTCGTCGGCTATGGAGGAGTTTTCGGAATTTATCTTTGATTTGGATCTTTTTGATCTTCCCCTTGTTGGGGAGCACTCACTTGGTCCAATAGTAGGAGCTGGTCGAGATTGGATAGAATTCCTCGTTTCTTCATCTTGGGAGATTCATTTCCCTGAGTTATGTCTGAAGAGAATGCCTCGGGTTTGTTCAGATCACTTCCCTATTTTGCTATATTGTGGAGGTGTACATGGGGGTCGAAagtattttaagtttgaaaatatgtggcttgGTGCTGACGGGTTTGAGGATAGGGTTAGGAGTTGGTGGACTTCTTATCAATTTACGGGAACTCCTAGTTTTATCCTTGCAAGTAAACCAAAGGCCTTGAAAAATGACTTAAAGAAGTGGAATGTTGAAGTTTTCGGGAATGTTGATAATCAGAAAAATTCCCTTCGGGAGGAGTTGCATGCTTTGGAGGATGGGGAGGAGATTGAGGCTATGAATGAGGAGGCAATGTTGAGGAAGAAAGAGGTGGCGATCAAGCTTGAAAGAATTTTGTTGAGGGAAGAGATATCTTGGAGGCAAAATTCGAGGGCCCTTTGGTTGAAAAAGGGTGACAAATGTACAACATCACAGAGTGGCTAATTCACATAGGCGTAGTAATGTCATTGGGATGCTTTGTTTTGATAATAATGTGCTTTTTTCCCCTTTCAAGATTTAGGATCATACTGTGCAGTTTTATGAAGTTCTACTAACCGAGCTGGCTGATTGGAGACCTAAtcttgatggtttggtttttgattCATTGGATTCCTTTTCTGCAAGCTGGTTGGAAAGACTGTTTGGAGAGAATGAGGTTTATCAGATGGTTTGTGGAATGGTCAAAGATAAAGCCCTTGGCCTGGATGGTTTTTCCATATGGGTTTTTTCAAGTTTGTTGGGATGTTGTGAAAGTAGATGTGTTGCGGGTTTTCTGGGAGTTTTTCAACTATCAAAAGTTGAGGAGTCTCTTAATGCCACCTTCATCTCTCTTAGTCCTAAAATAGCCGGGGCCACTGAGTTGAAGGATTTTTGCCCTATTAGCCTGTTAAGTGGGGTTTATAAGATAATTTCTAAGGTGGTTGCCAATCGCATGTGTATGGTGATAGAACAAATTATTTCTAAaccccaaaatgcttttgttcgGGGTAGGCAAATACCTGATTTTGTATTGATTGCTAATGAATGTTTAGATAGCCGAATAAGGGAGGGTGTCCCGGGTGTCATTTGTAAGCTGGATATGAGAAAGCATATGGTCATGTgaattgggattttcttttctatatgcttgggagatgtggttttggggagaggtgGTGTGCGTGGATTAGACATTGCGTCTCTACTGCTCGGTTTTCAGTGTTAGTTAATGGAAATCCTTGTGGTTTTTTCCATAGCTCTCGTGGATTGAGACAGGGGGATCCGTTATCCCCTTTCTTCTTTGTCATTATCATGGAAGCTTTGACTCGAATGGTGGAGGCTGTTGTAAGGGGGGGTTTTCTTTCTGGATTTACGGTGGGAAATATTAACAATGGCTTTGTCACactttctcatcttctttttgcagatgatactattattttttgtgatgctgATCGTGGACAGATTCAAGTCTTAAGGGCTGTTTTACcatgttttgaagctgtatTAGGCATTAAGGTAAATTTGGGTAAGTCGGAGATGGTTCCAATGGGAGAGGTGCGGAATATTAATTGTTTGGCGAAGTTTTTGGGGTGTAAAGTTGCTGCTCTAcctatgaaatatcttggcctTCCACTGGGGGTGTCTTTCAAGGCCAagtctatttgggatggggtagttgagaagattgagaaaaggttgGTGGGTTGGAAGAGGTTAAACTTATCAAAAGGGGGTAGAATCACCCTCATTAAAAGTACTCTTTCAAGTCTCCCAATTTATTATCTTTCTTTGTTTACTTTACCTGCAGCGGTGGGAAACtgaattgaaaaattattttgtatacaTTTTTGTGGGGAGGAATGGGTGAGGAGACTAAAATCCACCTTGTTAGTTGGAATAGAGTTTGTTGGGTGCTGGATGGGGCTTCGTAGTTCTAAACAAGTGGCtgcagtgtggaagatggttccttgtctcatgtggtgtatttggtggGAAAGGAATGAGCGATGCTTTAATAAGGAGCGCACTGTGGAGGAAATCCCTGCATACATATCCCGGCTCGCATGttttaatattcatttataCTGTGTGTTTGAACTTACATTTTCTTGTAATCTTTGTCATCATTAGTCTCGATTAACCTTCTTAGCagtaaatcctttttttttttaaatcattagtTCTTGCTTCTGTGTCACTGATTTGATTCGGTGTGGGAATCATTCTTGATGGATTGCAGTTACATTTGTGATTAACAGGTCGGAGACGTGGGACCCATTCTTGATATGATGGCTGTGGTGCTTGAGAATATCCCAACAGCTGCTGTTGTGGCTAGAACAACGGTCTCTGCTGTACTTCAGACTGCAAAGATTATCTCCTCCATCCCTAATGTCTCATATCACAAGAAGGCATGTGCGTTTGTTTGGATTGTACCATGTTAGCATATTTTCAGATCTTGTATAATCATCCAAGTTTCTGAATCGATACTTATGACCTGTTTCAGGCTTTTCCTGAAGCTCTGTTTCACCAACTGCTCCTAGCAATGTCCCACCCAGACCCTCAAACACGAGTTGGGGCACACAATGTTTTCTCAATGGTTCTTATGCCATCACTTCTTTGTCCTTGGCTAGACCAGAATATTAAACCTTCACAAGCAGTTTCTAGGATTCCCTCTGTTGGTACATTGCAGAAGGAAAGGAGCGTAAGATTTTCCGTGCAGGATGAAGATACAGACACCAATGAACCCAAGAATGTTGACGTGGGGGAGGAAGTGAGTCAAGTATCAGATGTAGGTTTGAAACAATCTGTAATTGATCTATCACATGATCCTTCCTACAGCTTCAAGCGTGCTTTTACTGATGGAAAAACAGTATGAAACTACAACCCTTATCTTCTGAAACTACAACTCTTAATTTAGCACTTTAGTTGAATTATAATAGGGTGTTCTTATTCTTAAGTAATGTtgaaatatctcatcttatctatctGTGCATGCTTAGGAGCTAATCTGCCTTCGATTGAGCAGTCATCAAGTCAGTCTTTTGCTTTCATCGATATGGGTTCAGGCATCATCTGCAGAGAACACCCCTGCAAATTTTGTGGCAATGGGTCATGCATTTAACATTGCTTTGCTTTTTGCACGATCTAAGGTATGTAGGGTtcgtttttttctttccttttttggaTCTTGACTCCTTACtgtaagaagaaataaaatgactTATGACTATAGTCTGCATGATGAGACCAAAAAAACTGGTGAACTGGGATTCAATGTTCAGCTGGCAGAGAGCAGTGCTCTGACAGGTAGATATGTTCTTGGCTTGGATTATGAAGAAAAGTGTCCCAAAGAGTAGTTTCCATAGAAaccaaaaatatcaattttattttatcattaatacTAATTAAGATGACATGTTATATATAAACCATAAATTTCAAAGTTTTGTATTCAACAGCTTTCTCTCAATTTGTGTGatgatttatttgcttttaaaaCAGACCTCCGGTCATGCTGCTCTAGTAAGATGTTTCCAGCTGGCATTCTCCCTTAGAAGCATCTCTCTGGATCAAGAAGGTAAGGTGGAATGtacaattgaaaatatttttcagtcTATTCATTTTAATAGCAATAGTCAAATACGTATGGACTAGTGAGTGGACAGAAATGTGGTTTAACAAAGGTAGACCATGTACAAACAGCAGGCTTGTTATGAAACTTTAATATGCTCGAATGATGTTATAACTTTCCCGAGcttgactctctctctcactctttcAGTCCAAGAGGAAGAATGAATTTTCTAAGTGCATCTCTGATATTATGAAAGATATAAATAGCTCTAGAAATGTGGGTGCCTTCTTATAAGCATTTGATTTGCCTTAAAGGTTTCTCACTCTTGTGAACATTCAGCATACTTGGCTTGAGACCTTTTTGGCAACCTTTCATTAAGTCATTGCTCCAAGGAAGATCAAGACAAAACAATCAATGTTTAAATCGCTTTGCGTTTAGGAAGTTCAACTTTTTGTTTAAGCGAATCAAGTATTTCATTGGTGAAATTTTCTAATATGTTTCGTGCACACTTTTGAAGGAGGTCTACGACCATCTCGCCGAAGGAGTCTCTTTACCTTGGCATCATCAATGCTTATATTTTTGGCCCAGGCAGGCAATCTTCCAGAGCTAATTCCCATTGTTAAAGAATCTTTGGAAGACAAAACAGTTAATACCTAGACCTACACTTCATTTTGAGAAGGAACTCCTTTCAAGCTTCATTTAATACTCCTAGTTCATTTTATTGAGTTTATGCATTTGACAGGTGGATCCTTACATGGAGTTGGTTGACAATATCCGACTACATGCTGTCTCTGTACAGTCTGATAAGGAGAAGATATTATATGGATCACAGGAAGATGAAGTTGCTGCATCTAGATCTCTTGCAGCTATCGAATTAGATGATCAAAAGTTGAAAGAAACTGTTATGTCACACTTCATGTCTAAATCTGCAAAATTGTCGGAGGTGATATACCAGTTCTGTCTATTGCATTCTCTTAAGAATGTTTTTTTTcctggttgatttttttttttttttaatttctgctCATATCAAGTTTGTAACAGTTATCAAATTCTAAGCCTCTGATTTGTTTTGCATGGTCATAAGTTTATTTTGGGGTCAGGAAATTGTTAATATTGCAATTTAAGGATCATTATGTAGCAAGTGTTGTTTACTTCCAGTAATtgcagagaaaaaaaatataaaaagtgacAAGCATAGGAAGATCACCTTGAAGAAATAGGTTGGTCAATAAACAAATAGATTATGTTGAGAACAAATATATGACACAAAAGATTACACTAGAATCTTCTATTTTTTGTCATCACTGAAAATTTACCTTCATCATGGATGTGAGCGTGCACACACTGTATATACACATATCAATGACAAAAAGACAAATGCACAAAGGATGAAGATCTTGGGACCAGTGCCACCCAGTTTCTGAATTCATTTTGTTTCTTCTGTGACATCACTTTGAATGAAGACATGCGATTTAGCCTGAATTTCTAAGTTGGAATGCGCATAGTCCAAAACAAGGTCTGGGTGATTAGGTTACTGGGTTACTATGACAAGCCTCTTATATGGATTTCATAGTCTCTAGCAAGCCTGGGTTTGGGCTGCTTCTTGGTTACACCTACGGTGGTTGAATCCTTTTGgagtttcttaaaaaaaaagaaatggattGCCAGATTACATGGTCTACAGTTGAACTCCCAAGTATAAACTTGTTGAGATTTTGGTCTAAAGTTCCACCAAATGTGTAATTGTCTTCTAATTCTCTGAGTTGTGTATAGTTCTGTGGGTATATATTTCTGGAATTTATCGGTATTGAACATCTTTTTTCTCCCCAGGAAGAGTTGTCAAGCATAAAGGATGAACTTTTACATGGATTTTCCCCTGATGATGCGTATCCCTTAGGGCCCCTATTGTTTATGGAGACCCCACGGCCTTGTTCTCCTCTTGCCCAGATGGAGTATCGTGATATCCATGAGGTAAAATTTATAGATTGAATTTTCACCTTCATGGCTCAAGCAATTATTCCATGTTAATAGTGGCCTCACTTTCAGGTCATTGGAGCCTTGACAGATGAGGAAGCCTTTCCTGAAACAAGTGGAAGTCAGTCGGGTCGCAGGACATCTCTCTCCATTAATACCATTGACATTATAAATGTTAATCAGCTTTTGGAATCAGTAAGttaaaaatcatattagttGCATTACATTACTGAAAAGAGCCAACTGTAAAAGTAGCCAAGTCTtcaactattatttattatgctTGTTATTATGATTCTCTATCAAAGAAACAGTATTAGGGAAAATAGATTTGGTTTTTTTAAAAGTCTGCAAAATCCGATCTCTAATTGgcttattcaaatttttttacagtCTTAGGTTTTCTTATTTTAGATGTGAATTCTAAAGTGAAGCAAGAAGTGTTGGCAAGGGGAggggagagacagagagagagagtgttagGGAACTAGAGAGTATGAATGTGGCTATTGATGACTGAAcctctattatatatatctatatcaaGTCCTTTTCTGTTGTCATgcattttatatacttttttaagaTACACGTACATGATCTAACAAGTTAGCATGCTCATTGTGACTTTCACACCACATTGATCAATGCAACTATGTGCTTATAAAAGCTAACATTTTATTGTATACTCTACTGGCCTATATGaaaatataactattaaaataaaataaaaatttaggtTCACCGTCACCCTTTTGATCTTAGTGAATTCAGAGTTACTATCACTCAATATTTCAGAAGAATTAAAGTAATGGATTGTGTTAAGATGTGCTTGGCATTTTCAAGGTGGTGAAAGATTGGATAAAAAATGGCAGATATGATACCTTTCCATCCCTCATTTGCATGTCTAAGTTTTCAGTAAGTGCCCTTAGTTGTTTATGTAATTCAAGGCTATTCTATCATTCATACTTTTCAAGTAACAGTTTAACTGCCGCTATACCCTACTATTACCGCTCTTCCCTTACTAAGGGGAAGGTCTTAAATTCTACCCATCGGAGCAGAGGATTGACCCTACAATCCACATTTAATCATGTAGATAAAGTTTAAATTCCTTATTTCCTTCAGTTAAACTCGTTTCTATACTACTCACAGGTTTTGGAGACAGCTCGACAAGTTGCTAGTGTCCCAGTTTCCTCGACACCCATACCTTATGACCAAATGAAGAGCCAGTGTGAAGCTCTTGTAACGGGGAAACAGCAGAAGATGTCAGTGCTTCATAGTTTCAAAGATCAAAAAGAGTCCGATGCAATAGTTCTGTCTggtgaaaatgaaaagaaataccATGTTTTACCAATCAGGGTGAGTAAATTCGTCATGGAAACAGGAAATTAATTTGaagtaaaattttttgtttgtgtCAAATGAAATTTTCTGCtaaaaaaaagacatttttttatgGGGGTAAGATGGAAAAACTGACTTCACATATTGAGTAATGCCAACCTTAGAATTGGTGTCATTGCCGCCAGTTCAGAAATTTTTGTGGTGGTTCTCATACAGaaggttgaaaagaaaaaaagaaaaaataaaagaaataaattatccTGGTTCATAATGTGTTTTTGCCACCGATATGTTACATTTTATTTGctgaagagatt
Coding sequences within it:
- the LOC122314196 gene encoding protein SEMI-ROLLED LEAF 2 isoform X5, with product MGEHSHISMDFDNIISVTLENYMDLQNSTNTKEDGQYSQSEDQWVQGVLKAEEHGSSFPDISKKVPLLPNLMANPHLDPTMDTSKNPAYWSRVCLYNMARLAKEATTVRRVLEPLFHSFDVDNHWSPEKGVACSVLMYFQSLLEESGDNSHLLLSILIKHLDHKDVAKQPLIQINIVNVTTQLAKKAKQQASVAIIGAISDLIKHLRKCLQNSAEVSSCRDGSDKLNTDLHLAIEKCISQLSIKVGDVGPILDMMAVVLENIPTAAVVARTTVSAVLQTAKIISSIPNVSYHKKAFPEALFHQLLLAMSHPDPQTRVGAHNVFSMVLMPSLLCPWLDQNIKPSQAVSRIPSVGTLQKERSVRFSVQDEDTDTNEPKNVDVGEEVSQVSDVGLKQSVIDLSHDPSYSFKRAFTDGKTELICLRLSSHQVSLLLSSIWVQASSAENTPANFVAMGHAFNIALLFARSKTSGHAALVRCFQLAFSLRSISLDQEGGLRPSRRRSLFTLASSMLIFLAQAGNLPELIPIVKESLEDKTVDPYMELVDNIRLHAVSVQSDKEKILYGSQEDEVAASRSLAAIELDDQKLKETVMSHFMSKSAKLSEEELSSIKDELLHGFSPDDAYPLGPLLFMETPRPCSPLAQMEYRDIHEVIGALTDEEAFPETSGSQSGRRTSLSINTIDIINVNQLLESVLETARQVASVPVSSTPIPYDQMKSQCEALVTGKQQKMSVLHSFKDQKESDAIVLSGENEKKYHVLPIRTLESSDEDLKLMNKEPVQRYDQLVLCSLEYQQNSFRLPPSSPYDKFLKAAGC